The following coding sequences lie in one Equus przewalskii isolate Varuska chromosome 25, EquPr2, whole genome shotgun sequence genomic window:
- the LOC103545039 gene encoding acyl-coenzyme A thioesterase 1 isoform X1, giving the protein MAATVTVEPAGRCLWDEPVRIAVRGLAPGQPVTLRASLRDEKGALFRAHARYRADATGQLDLERAPALGGSFAGLEPMGLLWALEPEKPLLRLVKRDVQTPFAVQLEVLDGHEPEAGRLLGRAVHERAFLGPGVRREPVRAGRVRATLFLPPEPGPFPGIVDVFGAGGGLLEYRASLLAGKGFAVMALAYYNYDDLPKSMESLHLEYFEEAVNCLLSHPQVKGPGVGLLGISKGGDLCLSMASFLKGITATIIINGSVANVGGALHYKGETLPPVSSNLNRIRVTSEGFADILDVLNSPLEGPDQKSFIPVERAESAFLFLVGQDDHNWKSEFYASEASKRLQAHGKERPQIICYPGAGHYIEPPYFPMCPASMHTLVGRPVIWGGEPRAHAMAQVDAWKQLQAFFHKHLGGK; this is encoded by the exons ATGGCGGCGACGGTGACCGTGGAGCCCGCGGGCCGCTGCCTCTGGGACGAGCCCGTGCGCATCGCCGTGCGCGGCCTGGCCCCGGGGCAGCCGGTCACGCTGCGCGCGTCCCTGCGCGACGAGAAGGGCGCGCTCTTCCGGGCCCACGCGCGCTACCGCGCCGACGCCACGGGCCAGCTGGACCTGGAGCGCGCGCCCGCGCTGGGCGGCAGCTTCGCGGGGCTCGAGCCCATGGGGCTCCTCTGGGCCCTGGAGCCCGAGAAGCCCCTGCTGCGGCTGGTGAAGCGGGACGTGCAGACGCCGTTCGCCGTGCAGCTGGAGGTGCTCGACGGCCACGAGCCCGAGGCCGGGCGGCTGCTGGGCCGGGCGGTGCACGAGCGCGCCTTCCTGGGGCCCGGGGTGCGGCGGGAGCCGGTGCGCGCGGGCCGGGTGCGCGCCACGCTCTTCCTGCCGCCAG AACCTGGGCCCTTTCCTGGGATTGTGGACGTTTTTGGAGCTGGAGGTGGCCTTCTGGAATATCGAGCTAGTCTGCTGGCTGGGAAGGGTTTTGCTGTGATGGCTCTGGCCTATTACAACTATGACGACCTCCCCAAGAGCATGGAGAGCCTCCACCTGGAGTACTTTGAGGAAGCTGTGAACTGCCTGCTTAGTCACCCTCAG GTAAAGGGTCCAGGAGTTGGGCTGCTTGGCATTTCCAAGGGGGGCGATCTCTGCCTCTCCATGGCCTCCTTCCTGAAGGGCATCACTGCCACCATCATAATCAATGGCTCTGTGGCCAATGTTGGTGGAGCCTTGCACTACAAGGGGGAGACTCTGCCCCCTGTAAGTTCCAACCTAAATCGTATCAGGGTGACCAGTGAGGGCTTTGCAGACATTTTGGATGTCCTCAACAGCCCTTTGGAAGGACCCGACCAGAAGAGCTTCATTCCTGTGGAAAGGGCTGAGAGTGCCTTCCTGTTCCTTGTAGGTCAGGATGACCACAACTGGAAGAGTGAATTCTATGCCAGTGAGGCCTCTAAACGCTTACAGGCGCATGGTAAGGAGAGGCCCCAGATCATCTGTTACCCAGGGGCGGGGCACTACATAGAGCCTCCTTACTTCCCCATGTGCCCGGCTTCCATGCACACCTTGGTGGGCCGTCCTGTCATCTGGGGAGGGGAGCCCAGGGCTCATGCCATGGCCCAGGTGGATGCTTGGAAGCAGCTGCAGGCTTTCTTCCACAAACACTTGGGTGGCAAATAG
- the LOC103545039 gene encoding acyl-coenzyme A thioesterase 1 isoform X2, translating to MAATVTVEPAGRCLWDEPVRIAVRGLAPGQPVTLRASLRDEKGALFRAHARYRADATGQLDLERAPALGGSFAGLEPMGLLWALEPEKPLLRLVKRDVQTPFAVQLEVLDGHEPEAGRLLGRAVHERAFLGPGVRREPVRAGRVRATLFLPPEPGPFPGIVDVFGAGGGLLEYRASLLAGKGFAVMALAYYNYDDLPKSMESLHLEYFEEAVNCLLSHPQVKGPGVGLLGISKGGDLCLSMASFLKGITATIIINGSVANVGGALHYKGETLPPVRMTTTGRVNSMPVRPLNAYRRMVRRGPRSSVTQGRGTT from the exons ATGGCGGCGACGGTGACCGTGGAGCCCGCGGGCCGCTGCCTCTGGGACGAGCCCGTGCGCATCGCCGTGCGCGGCCTGGCCCCGGGGCAGCCGGTCACGCTGCGCGCGTCCCTGCGCGACGAGAAGGGCGCGCTCTTCCGGGCCCACGCGCGCTACCGCGCCGACGCCACGGGCCAGCTGGACCTGGAGCGCGCGCCCGCGCTGGGCGGCAGCTTCGCGGGGCTCGAGCCCATGGGGCTCCTCTGGGCCCTGGAGCCCGAGAAGCCCCTGCTGCGGCTGGTGAAGCGGGACGTGCAGACGCCGTTCGCCGTGCAGCTGGAGGTGCTCGACGGCCACGAGCCCGAGGCCGGGCGGCTGCTGGGCCGGGCGGTGCACGAGCGCGCCTTCCTGGGGCCCGGGGTGCGGCGGGAGCCGGTGCGCGCGGGCCGGGTGCGCGCCACGCTCTTCCTGCCGCCAG AACCTGGGCCCTTTCCTGGGATTGTGGACGTTTTTGGAGCTGGAGGTGGCCTTCTGGAATATCGAGCTAGTCTGCTGGCTGGGAAGGGTTTTGCTGTGATGGCTCTGGCCTATTACAACTATGACGACCTCCCCAAGAGCATGGAGAGCCTCCACCTGGAGTACTTTGAGGAAGCTGTGAACTGCCTGCTTAGTCACCCTCAG GTAAAGGGTCCAGGAGTTGGGCTGCTTGGCATTTCCAAGGGGGGCGATCTCTGCCTCTCCATGGCCTCCTTCCTGAAGGGCATCACTGCCACCATCATAATCAATGGCTCTGTGGCCAATGTTGGTGGAGCCTTGCACTACAAGGGGGAGACTCTGCCCCCT GTCAGGATGACCACAACTGGAAGAGTGAATTCTATGCCAGTGAGGCCTCTAAACGCTTACAGGCGCATGGTAAGGAGAGGCCCCAGATCATCTGTTACCCAGGGGCGGGGCACTACATAG